In Sphingobacterium sp. lm-10, one DNA window encodes the following:
- a CDS encoding homoserine dehydrogenase, translating into MSEKLTIGMFGFGVVGQGLYDIIKTKDLNLEIKKFVIKNPTKQRSLPEHLFTTDADSVLNDPEINTILELIDDADAAFEITKRALYAGKNVVSANKKMIATHLEELATIQEETGKSLLYEGAVCGSIPIIRNLEEYYDNELLHSVSGIFNGSSNYILSKIFNENQDYDSALKKAQELGFAETDPTLDVGGYDPKYKLAIVANHAYGIYVKPEDILNLGINKLGLADITYAREKNYKIKLIPLAKEVDGKIILYVLPKFVSKDNLLYGVENENNGVVVKAAFADEQFFFGKGAGGHPTGSAVLSDITALRYGYRYEFKKHSKSQQVTYSTDYELNVYLRYQDEEILETLGFNSISERFYGQDFKYVIGKINLQQIIAHRELIHRDGYFLAELA; encoded by the coding sequence ATGAGTGAAAAATTAACGATTGGGATGTTTGGATTTGGAGTAGTTGGCCAAGGACTGTACGACATTATCAAAACCAAAGATCTAAATCTAGAAATAAAGAAATTTGTCATTAAAAACCCAACGAAACAACGATCGCTTCCTGAACACCTTTTTACGACCGATGCAGACAGCGTGTTGAATGATCCAGAAATAAATACGATACTGGAACTTATTGATGATGCCGATGCTGCTTTTGAAATCACAAAACGCGCATTGTATGCTGGTAAAAATGTGGTATCTGCCAATAAAAAGATGATCGCAACCCATTTGGAAGAATTAGCGACTATACAGGAAGAAACCGGCAAATCGTTACTTTACGAAGGTGCGGTATGTGGATCGATTCCAATCATTCGCAACCTGGAGGAATATTATGACAATGAGCTCCTGCATAGCGTAAGCGGAATTTTCAATGGTTCTTCCAATTATATTTTATCGAAGATCTTTAACGAAAATCAAGATTACGATAGCGCGCTAAAGAAAGCACAGGAATTGGGCTTTGCAGAAACGGATCCCACATTGGATGTGGGAGGCTACGACCCTAAGTACAAGCTGGCAATCGTTGCCAATCACGCTTACGGCATCTATGTCAAACCAGAAGATATTCTCAATTTGGGAATCAATAAGCTTGGCTTAGCAGATATTACCTATGCACGTGAGAAAAACTACAAAATCAAGCTGATTCCATTGGCAAAAGAGGTAGATGGTAAGATTATCTTATATGTATTGCCGAAGTTCGTTAGCAAAGACAACCTACTATACGGTGTGGAGAATGAAAATAATGGTGTGGTGGTAAAAGCTGCTTTTGCAGACGAGCAGTTTTTCTTCGGAAAAGGTGCAGGCGGTCATCCAACCGGATCGGCGGTGTTATCTGATATCACGGCACTTCGATATGGTTATCGTTATGAGTTTAAAAAACACTCAAAATCTCAGCAGGTTACCTATTCTACCGATTACGAATTGAACGTTTACTTACGCTATCAGGACGAAGAAATTCTGGAAACACTGGGCTTCAATAGTATCTCCGAACGCTTCTACGGACAAGATTTTAAATATGTGATCGGAAAGATCAACCTACAACAAATCATTGCTCACCGTGAATTGATTCACCGCGACGGCTACTTTCTGGCAGAATTAGCATAA
- a CDS encoding alpha/beta fold hydrolase produces the protein MQKEHRTILFLHGFPFNKNMWKAQLEALDDSTTGIALDIRGHGNTTSGHGFLSIDLFAKDLIAFIKKMEMKQVILCGISMGGYIALRAYELAPTLFSGLILSDTHSKADDKIAKQKRFDSIQAVLTHGRRPFAIGFIENIFAKPRAEENLEAVELIKSSIRRNSLTSICATLLALASRTDTSDLLPNITIPTLLVRGQHDKITPETLMLEMKDHIPQSEFVSIEGSGHLPNLENPAAFNAALSAYLNRLPSGTTI, from the coding sequence GTGCAAAAAGAACATAGGACAATTCTTTTTCTGCATGGATTTCCGTTTAATAAGAATATGTGGAAAGCGCAGCTGGAGGCATTAGATGATTCGACGACAGGAATAGCGTTAGATATTCGTGGACATGGAAACACCACATCCGGACATGGCTTCTTATCCATCGACTTGTTTGCTAAAGACCTCATCGCATTTATTAAAAAAATGGAAATGAAACAGGTGATTCTATGCGGTATTTCGATGGGTGGGTATATAGCTCTGCGCGCGTATGAATTGGCGCCTACGCTTTTTTCCGGATTAATTTTGAGTGACACACACAGCAAGGCGGACGATAAAATAGCAAAGCAAAAAAGATTTGACTCTATACAGGCGGTATTAACGCATGGTCGCCGTCCTTTTGCCATCGGATTTATCGAAAACATCTTTGCCAAGCCGCGGGCGGAAGAAAATCTAGAAGCCGTTGAGCTTATAAAAAGTAGTATTCGACGAAACAGCCTCACGAGTATATGTGCCACACTTTTGGCGTTGGCATCGCGTACTGATACATCCGATTTACTTCCTAACATTACCATCCCGACTTTATTAGTTCGTGGTCAGCACGATAAAATAACACCCGAAACGCTTATGCTCGAGATGAAGGATCATATACCGCAGTCAGAATTCGTAAGTATAGAAGGATCTGGACATCTCCCAAATCTGGAAAACCCAGCTGCATTTAACGCTGCATTATCAGCCTATCTAAATCGTCTTCCGAGCGGAACTACAATTTGA
- a CDS encoding patatin-like phospholipase family protein translates to MMSIFKSKRKVSLVLGSGGARGLVQIGVIKMLLEKGYIIDEIIGCSIGSLIGAAYAQGKLDDLEEWLKGVTRMKVFQLMDFSNPWFGILKGTKALDSLKLVFPDIAIEDLPIRYVAIATDLTNECEVVFDKGSVYDAIRASIAIPAVFTGVDSEGRYLVDGGVLNPLPINYVKKKRRNIVVVVNLDGRPNPEFGAVASGGKYTSVTVLQEAYFAMRRRMSQLSIDMHSPDYVITVPHNTAGIWDYHRTLDLVEKGMQWTDLLLPDVSSKRDKAGVKL, encoded by the coding sequence ATGATGAGCATTTTCAAAAGCAAGCGAAAGGTTTCTCTCGTATTGGGAAGCGGCGGGGCACGAGGTCTAGTGCAGATTGGCGTTATTAAAATGTTGCTTGAAAAGGGCTATATCATCGATGAAATTATAGGATGCTCCATCGGATCCTTGATTGGTGCTGCCTATGCACAAGGAAAACTAGATGACTTAGAGGAGTGGTTGAAAGGGGTGACCCGTATGAAAGTATTCCAATTAATGGATTTTTCTAATCCGTGGTTTGGTATTTTAAAAGGAACAAAAGCCCTAGACTCTCTGAAATTGGTATTTCCCGACATCGCGATTGAAGATCTGCCTATACGTTATGTGGCCATTGCGACTGATCTTACGAATGAATGTGAAGTGGTGTTTGATAAGGGAAGTGTCTACGACGCCATACGTGCATCCATTGCGATCCCTGCCGTATTTACTGGTGTAGATTCTGAAGGTCGTTACCTGGTAGATGGAGGTGTGCTCAATCCTCTACCCATCAATTATGTTAAAAAAAAGAGGCGAAATATCGTTGTGGTAGTCAATCTCGACGGACGTCCTAATCCTGAATTTGGTGCTGTGGCGTCTGGTGGCAAGTATACCTCGGTAACCGTGTTGCAAGAGGCATACTTTGCTATGCGTCGGCGCATGAGCCAGTTATCTATCGATATGCACTCGCCAGATTATGTGATTACAGTGCCACATAATACGGCTGGAATCTGGGATTATCACCGCACCCTGGATCTAGTCGAAAAAGGCATGCAGTGGACCGATCTTTTGCTTCCTGATGTGAGTTCAAAGCGCGATAAAGCAGGTGTCAAATTGTAG
- a CDS encoding nitroreductase family protein, with protein sequence MNLHEQLNWRYATKKMNGTAVSQDKVDYIVEAARLAPTSSGLQPFRVIEIANTELKEKIQPIAYGQSQITDASHLLVFAAFDEYTEERVDQVFAQQETERGLPSGASDDYKNMLKQGFEAQTKDDHFNHAARQAYIGFGMAIAAAAELQVDATPMEGFVNAQLDELLGLSEKGLKSVTILALGYRDEANDWLVNMKKVRTEKSEFVIQYK encoded by the coding sequence ATGAATCTTCACGAGCAACTAAACTGGCGATACGCCACCAAAAAGATGAATGGCACGGCAGTGTCACAAGATAAAGTAGATTATATAGTAGAAGCGGCCCGGCTCGCTCCTACTTCTTCAGGCCTACAACCTTTCCGTGTTATTGAAATAGCTAACACAGAATTGAAAGAAAAAATCCAACCTATAGCATACGGTCAGTCACAAATCACTGATGCTTCGCACCTACTGGTATTTGCGGCTTTTGACGAATACACAGAAGAGCGTGTGGATCAGGTTTTTGCACAACAGGAAACCGAAAGAGGCTTACCTTCTGGTGCTAGTGACGACTATAAAAATATGTTAAAGCAGGGCTTTGAAGCCCAAACTAAAGATGATCACTTCAACCATGCCGCCAGACAGGCATACATTGGTTTTGGCATGGCAATCGCAGCTGCGGCAGAACTACAAGTTGATGCAACACCGATGGAAGGTTTTGTAAATGCACAGCTTGATGAGCTACTAGGACTTTCTGAAAAAGGATTAAAGTCTGTCACGATTCTGGCGTTAGGATATCGCGATGAAGCCAATGACTGGTTGGTCAATATGAAAAAGGTTCGTACAGAGAAGTCCGAATTTGTGATCCAATACAAGTAA